In the Thermotoga sp. Ku-13t genome, one interval contains:
- the ispG gene encoding flavodoxin-dependent (E)-4-hydroxy-3-methylbut-2-enyl-diphosphate synthase — protein MSRIVRVGNVFIGQGYPVSIQSMTNTKTVDVDATVRQIRELVAAGCEIVRVAVADFESAKAINKIKEALDLEVPIVADVHYDYRLAIEAIKNGADKVRINPGNIGQDWKVKELVDVAKEYSVPIRVGANSGSLRKDFEEKYDRITALAESALYEVRLLEKFGFYNIVISVKSTDVLETIKANEYVASKVDYPLHIGLTEAGVGEAAIIKSAIAIGHLLLRGIGNTMRVSIAGDPIKEVIVARKILASIGLRKFGQVIACPTCARCEIDVEQIARAIEPIVEKTDLTVAVMGCVVNGIGEGKHADIGVAGTKNGAAIFKSGTIIKTVSREKIIEELIKLIEHSRPIPQ, from the coding sequence ATGAGCAGGATCGTGCGCGTGGGTAACGTCTTCATCGGTCAGGGTTACCCAGTTTCGATCCAGTCCATGACAAACACGAAAACCGTCGATGTGGATGCAACCGTCCGACAGATCAGAGAACTCGTTGCCGCGGGCTGCGAAATAGTGAGGGTCGCCGTGGCAGATTTTGAAAGTGCAAAAGCCATAAACAAGATCAAGGAAGCCCTCGATCTAGAGGTTCCGATCGTGGCGGACGTTCATTACGACTATCGTCTCGCGATAGAAGCCATCAAGAATGGAGCAGACAAGGTTCGAATAAATCCGGGAAACATAGGTCAAGACTGGAAAGTTAAGGAACTCGTTGACGTGGCAAAAGAGTACTCAGTGCCCATCAGAGTCGGGGCGAACAGTGGTTCACTGAGGAAAGATTTCGAAGAGAAGTACGATCGGATCACGGCACTCGCGGAGTCGGCGCTCTACGAGGTGCGATTGCTCGAGAAATTTGGTTTCTACAACATCGTTATCTCAGTCAAGAGTACGGACGTTCTTGAAACCATCAAAGCCAACGAGTACGTTGCCTCGAAAGTGGATTATCCCTTGCACATCGGATTGACCGAGGCCGGGGTCGGCGAAGCGGCGATCATAAAGTCTGCCATCGCTATAGGGCATCTGTTGCTAAGAGGAATAGGCAACACAATGAGAGTTTCCATCGCGGGAGATCCGATCAAAGAAGTGATCGTGGCACGAAAGATCCTCGCCTCTATCGGCCTGAGAAAGTTCGGCCAGGTGATCGCGTGCCCCACGTGTGCCAGGTGTGAAATAGATGTGGAACAGATCGCCAGAGCGATCGAACCTATCGTGGAAAAAACAGATCTCACGGTCGCGGTGATGGGCTGCGTGGTCAACGGAATCGGTGAGGGAAAACACGCCGACATAGGTGTTGCTGGTACTAAAAACGGAGCAGCCATATTCAAATCCGGAACGATCATAAAAACTGTTTCACGAGAAAAAATCATTGAGGAACTGATCAAGCTCATCGAACACAGTCGACCAATCCCTCAATGA
- a CDS encoding site-2 protease family protein — MAVVYFLIIFMAVVVVHELGHFAFARLFKVDVLEFAIGYGPKIYQKKFRRTTFRINVFPLGGYVRLAGEDPSEAEEAGSLYSKPAWQRLLIFLAGPVFSILAGYVLFLFIVSLWGVPAVTVAYVEPGRPAYEAGLRDGDLILKINGRRVYDNYTVSQIIRKGRPVELTVLRNSEKLNIRAVPKMFEESHFILLRDVNGEFQVGARIENVSGRSLSPAQLNSLLESYVSIETTSGTVKGLLKQYQYEPAKYALGFYFATVSNVLRKDFEPFRKGDVLLWVENVTVNNNVDLSRIYQLALAQDGGAYIEIQGDLIVWASQGFGSEVTVGLLREGQQVQLKVPTALVKSLLETPGVFESKTANLKPKDPFETIATAVDRCNNVLITMYRSLLGILRGTETGGIVGPVGLVAFIGETARVGLEPVLTLVALITMSLGIFNLLPLPALDGGRIVFSLIELVSRRKVKPEVENLIHFIGFLLLIALMVFVTFSDIGRLIGR, encoded by the coding sequence ATGGCTGTCGTGTACTTCCTGATCATATTCATGGCCGTGGTCGTTGTGCACGAGCTGGGGCACTTTGCGTTCGCAAGGTTGTTCAAAGTGGACGTGCTGGAGTTCGCGATCGGCTACGGTCCAAAGATCTACCAGAAAAAGTTCAGGAGAACGACTTTCAGAATAAACGTGTTCCCTCTCGGTGGGTACGTTCGGCTTGCCGGTGAAGATCCCAGCGAGGCAGAGGAAGCCGGCAGTTTGTACTCGAAACCTGCATGGCAAAGACTTTTGATCTTCCTCGCAGGACCTGTTTTTTCGATACTCGCAGGTTATGTGTTGTTCTTGTTCATCGTCTCTCTGTGGGGTGTACCGGCAGTGACGGTAGCTTACGTCGAGCCAGGAAGGCCTGCCTACGAAGCGGGGCTCAGAGATGGGGATTTGATACTGAAAATCAACGGCAGGAGAGTTTACGACAACTACACCGTGAGTCAGATCATAAGAAAAGGTCGTCCGGTGGAGTTAACTGTCCTCAGAAACAGCGAAAAGTTGAACATAAGAGCGGTACCGAAGATGTTTGAAGAATCGCACTTCATTCTGCTGAGAGATGTGAATGGAGAATTTCAGGTCGGAGCGAGAATAGAAAACGTATCAGGGAGATCTCTGAGCCCTGCACAGCTCAACAGCCTCCTGGAAAGTTACGTATCGATCGAAACAACGAGCGGCACTGTGAAGGGTCTGCTCAAGCAGTACCAGTACGAACCGGCCAAGTACGCACTCGGTTTTTATTTCGCCACGGTGTCGAACGTTCTCAGAAAAGATTTCGAACCTTTCAGGAAAGGGGATGTACTCTTATGGGTCGAAAACGTCACGGTGAACAACAACGTCGATCTTTCGAGGATCTATCAGCTCGCACTAGCGCAGGATGGAGGTGCTTACATAGAGATTCAAGGTGATCTGATCGTGTGGGCCAGCCAAGGATTTGGGAGCGAGGTGACCGTCGGTCTGCTTAGGGAGGGTCAACAGGTTCAGTTGAAGGTCCCCACTGCGCTGGTAAAAAGTCTTCTGGAGACACCGGGCGTGTTCGAATCGAAAACGGCCAACCTCAAACCGAAAGATCCGTTCGAGACAATAGCCACTGCCGTGGACAGGTGCAACAACGTTTTGATCACAATGTACAGATCGCTCCTTGGAATCCTGCGTGGCACAGAAACAGGTGGGATCGTGGGGCCAGTAGGGTTGGTGGCGTTCATCGGTGAGACGGCAAGGGTGGGGCTGGAACCGGTGCTGACACTCGTTGCACTGATCACGATGAGCCTTGGCATATTCAACCTGTTGCCACTCCCGGCACTGGACGGCGGAAGGATCGTGTTTTCTCTCATCGAGTTGGTGAGCAGGAGGAAGGTCAAGCCAGAAGTGGAAAATTTGATACATTTCATAGGCTTTCTGCTGCTCATAGCGCTGATGGTCTTCGTTACCTTCAGTGACATAGGAAGGTTGATCGGACGATGA
- a CDS encoding ComF family protein, whose product MRKSLEFLLRTIFPNSCVLCGRAIAPFSVICDECEHELLQGPIPLVEKTKWCEVYFYGRYDSKLRKTILAYKNEGHWRLCRILAKMLIATMDRYKIPCDRLTWVPSSFRSLEERGYDTMGTVAKIVGRSIQLECVSLIESTASSTKRGLTRQQREESVRGAFRLKGKPEGVIALIDDVYTTGATMNECARLLLEAGAQKIVAYCIARA is encoded by the coding sequence ATGAGGAAGAGTCTCGAGTTTTTACTCAGAACAATCTTTCCAAACAGTTGTGTTCTGTGTGGCAGAGCGATAGCACCATTCTCTGTCATTTGTGACGAGTGCGAACACGAACTTTTGCAAGGGCCGATACCACTGGTCGAAAAAACAAAATGGTGCGAGGTTTACTTTTATGGAAGGTACGATTCGAAATTGAGAAAGACTATCCTGGCTTACAAGAACGAAGGTCACTGGAGACTGTGCAGAATCCTCGCAAAGATGTTGATAGCTACGATGGATAGATACAAAATCCCCTGCGATCGTCTGACCTGGGTTCCTTCCAGTTTCAGATCTCTCGAAGAGAGAGGGTACGACACCATGGGAACGGTTGCGAAGATCGTTGGTAGATCTATCCAGTTAGAGTGTGTCTCACTGATCGAATCGACAGCTTCATCAACGAAGAGAGGCTTAACCAGACAACAGAGGGAAGAGAGCGTTCGCGGTGCTTTCAGATTGAAGGGAAAGCCAGAAGGTGTGATAGCCCTGATAGACGATGTGTACACCACAGGTGCTACCATGAACGAGTGTGCGAGACTGCTACTTGAGGCGGGTGCGCAGAAAATCGTCGCCTACTGCATCGCCAGAGCTTGA
- a CDS encoding 1-deoxy-D-xylulose-5-phosphate reductoisomerase, whose product MAERTIVIVGMTGSIGTQALEVIEKIKTFQIIAGTYHTNAELAQKLAKKYNVSELICTAEGYEELEGFLEREKPDVTLVCIPGFVSLPITLKAIETSRRVLLASKEALVCGGWLVRQMKEKTSCELIPLDSEHSAVMQLYEPSVEKLLLTSSGGALRDWKLEELDRAKPSDVLKHPVWKMGKRITIDSATMVNKGFEVLEACELFQLRASQIEVLIHKEGLVHAAVFLRDGTIKMHLGFPDMRVPIAYGLTYPERLYQQRSWPDLLEAQLKFERVDRDRYPAFYLAYEIEKDYAKRTAYNAADEVCVDAFLKGRIKFTDIARIIERVIGKIEGNVRDLSDLKDVDGASRRIAEEVIEWLSCTS is encoded by the coding sequence ATGGCTGAAAGAACCATCGTGATCGTGGGCATGACAGGATCGATAGGCACCCAGGCGCTCGAGGTGATCGAAAAGATCAAAACTTTTCAGATAATTGCAGGAACGTACCACACAAACGCGGAATTAGCCCAGAAACTCGCGAAGAAGTACAATGTTTCAGAGCTGATATGCACGGCCGAAGGTTACGAGGAACTCGAGGGCTTTCTCGAACGAGAAAAACCTGATGTGACATTGGTTTGCATCCCGGGTTTCGTGAGTCTCCCCATCACTCTGAAGGCTATAGAAACCTCAAGGAGAGTTTTGCTGGCGAGCAAAGAAGCGCTCGTGTGTGGTGGCTGGCTCGTCAGGCAGATGAAAGAAAAAACTTCTTGCGAGCTCATACCGCTCGACAGTGAACACAGTGCCGTGATGCAACTTTATGAACCTTCCGTCGAGAAGCTTCTTTTGACCTCATCCGGCGGCGCTTTGAGAGACTGGAAACTGGAAGAACTCGATCGTGCAAAACCGTCAGATGTTTTGAAACATCCCGTGTGGAAGATGGGCAAGAGGATAACGATCGATTCCGCGACGATGGTCAACAAAGGTTTCGAAGTGCTCGAAGCGTGTGAACTCTTTCAGCTCAGAGCGAGTCAGATAGAGGTGCTGATCCACAAAGAAGGTCTGGTCCATGCGGCAGTGTTCCTGAGGGATGGAACGATCAAAATGCACCTTGGTTTTCCCGATATGAGAGTTCCAATTGCCTACGGATTAACATATCCAGAAAGACTTTACCAGCAGCGAAGCTGGCCAGACTTGCTGGAAGCGCAGTTGAAGTTCGAGCGGGTCGACAGAGACCGATATCCCGCTTTTTATCTTGCTTACGAAATCGAGAAAGACTACGCTAAAAGGACCGCTTACAACGCAGCCGACGAGGTGTGCGTGGACGCGTTTCTCAAAGGTCGGATCAAATTCACAGACATTGCGAGGATCATCGAAAGAGTAATCGGGAAGATAGAAGGCAACGTGAGGGACCTGTCAGATCTGAAGGATGTGGATGGAGCGAGTAGAAGGATTGCAGAAGAGGTGATCGAATGGCTGTCGTGTACTTCCTGA
- a CDS encoding IMP cyclohydrolase, with translation MNIKRALISVWDKRGIAEFAKALSGRKVEIFATSGTAVYLRSCGVKAKEISEITGFSEMLQGNVKTIHPKIFAAVLMNLFEEDYLRLLKEMNIEPFDLVVVNLRPFQLDENLDEERILKNIDIGGVALLRAAAKNYRNVVTLCDPEDYDAVIESIDRCGDVELQKRRFLCVKAFLTCQKYDESVTRVLCDLFAIDSEQLRRKLI, from the coding sequence ATGAACATCAAGAGGGCGCTGATCAGTGTTTGGGACAAGAGAGGAATCGCCGAATTTGCGAAGGCTTTGAGTGGACGAAAAGTTGAAATCTTCGCGACCTCCGGCACGGCTGTGTACCTCCGTTCGTGCGGAGTGAAAGCCAAAGAGATCAGTGAGATAACGGGCTTTTCAGAAATGCTTCAGGGGAACGTGAAAACGATCCATCCGAAGATATTCGCCGCGGTCCTGATGAATTTGTTCGAAGAAGACTATCTTCGACTTTTGAAAGAAATGAATATCGAGCCTTTCGACCTCGTTGTGGTCAATCTGAGGCCCTTCCAGCTTGACGAGAACCTCGATGAAGAAAGAATACTGAAGAATATAGATATCGGTGGCGTTGCGCTGTTGAGAGCGGCGGCCAAGAATTACAGGAACGTTGTGACACTGTGCGATCCAGAAGATTACGACGCAGTAATAGAATCCATAGACAGATGCGGGGATGTCGAACTTCAGAAACGTAGATTTTTGTGTGTTAAAGCTTTTCTGACCTGCCAGAAATACGACGAGAGCGTGACCAGAGTCCTGTGCGATCTGTTTGCCATTGATTCCGAACAACTCAGAAGGAAGCTGATATGA
- a CDS encoding solute carrier family 23 protein, translating into MVDTSLTVARHQVRGVKFFLLSFQHFVAMFGATVLVPLLTGLDPLVALFTAGAGTLLFHTVTGGIVPVFLGSSFAFIAPVIMVKEQMGDLAYATGGIFAAGLVYLLFALLVWLVGIEKVNRLFPPVVTGPMIVVIGLTLSPVAIQMASQNWFVAIVVVGTVILTSVLLKGFWSMIPVLFGVIAGYAVSLPLGLVDLSAIQQSSWLSVPKFMLPKFSWSAIATIAPVSIATVMEHIGDITTNGAVVGRNFFEKPGLHRTLIGDGLATSLAGLLGGPANTTYSENTGVLALTRVYDPRVLRGAAFLAMLVVFLSKFGAVLRTIPTPVIGGISLILFGMIASVGIRTLVNAQVDFSKPKNLLVASLILTVGIGGATLKFGHVEFKGLSLAAMVGIIANLLIPEKKD; encoded by the coding sequence ATGGTTGACACTTCCCTCACTGTGGCCCGCCATCAGGTGCGTGGCGTCAAGTTTTTCTTACTCTCCTTCCAGCATTTCGTAGCTATGTTCGGTGCAACGGTACTTGTTCCGTTACTGACCGGTCTTGATCCGCTCGTTGCACTCTTCACGGCAGGTGCCGGAACTTTGCTGTTTCATACTGTTACAGGTGGCATTGTTCCTGTGTTCCTCGGTTCGAGCTTTGCTTTCATTGCACCCGTGATCATGGTGAAGGAACAAATGGGTGATCTGGCTTACGCCACCGGTGGAATATTCGCTGCCGGTTTGGTCTATTTGCTCTTCGCATTGCTGGTGTGGCTGGTGGGCATTGAGAAAGTCAACAGGTTGTTTCCACCCGTCGTGACCGGTCCAATGATCGTCGTCATAGGCTTAACCCTCAGTCCCGTGGCGATCCAGATGGCGAGCCAGAACTGGTTTGTGGCGATAGTGGTTGTCGGCACGGTCATACTCACCTCCGTTTTGTTGAAGGGCTTCTGGAGCATGATACCTGTGCTGTTCGGTGTGATCGCTGGTTACGCCGTGTCCTTGCCACTGGGACTGGTCGATCTTTCAGCCATCCAGCAGAGCAGCTGGTTGAGTGTGCCAAAGTTCATGCTTCCAAAGTTCAGCTGGTCAGCCATAGCAACGATAGCTCCCGTATCGATCGCAACGGTGATGGAACACATCGGTGATATCACAACGAATGGAGCCGTTGTCGGCAGGAACTTTTTCGAAAAGCCGGGACTTCACAGGACTTTGATCGGTGATGGACTTGCCACCTCGCTGGCGGGCTTGCTCGGTGGTCCAGCAAACACGACTTACAGTGAAAACACAGGTGTGCTTGCACTCACGAGGGTTTATGATCCAAGAGTGTTGAGAGGTGCGGCCTTCCTGGCGATGTTGGTTGTTTTTCTATCCAAATTTGGAGCAGTTCTCCGCACGATTCCAACCCCTGTCATAGGTGGTATCAGTTTGATCCTGTTTGGAATGATCGCTTCGGTGGGTATAAGAACCCTGGTCAACGCACAGGTGGATTTCTCAAAGCCCAAGAATCTCCTCGTAGCCTCTTTGATTCTTACCGTGGGTATCGGTGGAGCCACACTGAAGTTTGGACATGTCGAATTCAAGGGTCTCAGCCTCGCAGCGATGGTTGGGATCATCGCCAACCTCCTGATCCCGGAAAAGAAAGACTGA